One stretch of Leadbetterella byssophila DSM 17132 DNA includes these proteins:
- a CDS encoding kelch repeat-containing protein yields MQIKVVLRFFKEQGDDHMFVGSADEKSNPVIRIDALKWVTDQGLWLFGGVSSTSNELLNDLWFYSFKASKWQKIEVKGKIPGPRRGAGGWIDEKQNLYLFGGFLDSPLTERSGNFSNEIWCFNTLETSGLTNQI; encoded by the coding sequence ATGCAGATAAAAGTGGTGTTGAGATTTTTTAAAGAGCAAGGTGATGACCATATGTTCGTAGGTTCAGCCGATGAAAAGTCGAATCCTGTGATACGAATTGACGCTCTAAAATGGGTTACTGATCAAGGGCTTTGGTTATTTGGAGGTGTTTCCTCCACTAGTAATGAGCTACTAAATGATTTATGGTTTTACAGCTTTAAAGCAAGCAAGTGGCAAAAAATAGAAGTAAAAGGGAAAATTCCTGGTCCTCGAAGAGGAGCTGGTGGGTGGATTGACGAAAAGCAAAATTTATACTTATTTGGAGGCTTTTTAGATTCGCCATTAACGGAAAGGTCAGGTAACTTTTCCAACGAAATCTGGTGTTTCAATACCTTAGAAACGAGTGGATTGACAAATCAAATATAA